Part of the Candidatus Brocadia sinica JPN1 genome, CAGTTCAGTTAGCAGAACGGCTAATAATTGAGATTCACGGTTTATTTCTTCCACGATAGCTTGCAGGCACAATTATTCTCACTGTGGTTTTAAATCATTGCTATTCCTTATTTCTGGATTATTTTGTGTACCAGTTAAACATTCTCCATTAAAATCATGAATGGGGCGATTCCTTTCAACTCAACTCAACTCAACACAATTACACGGGAAAGACATTTTTCGTGTCATAACCAAACGGTCTCCACATTTCTCTGAGATTTTGTTCAAAATTTCCACAAGCAGTACAAAAAGCCTACGATAAATAATTTCTTTCAGGTATCAGAAAAAATTGGGAAAAATTGAATACTTTGCAGGTAGGGAGGTAATGTCTATTTAGTGTAATGTATATATTTATAATATATATACTTATCTTACGGATAGACGGAGATTGATTGTTTTTAAAAATTGTAAGAAATAATGAGGCATCTTATTTGCTCAAAACACAATGGCATGTTGCTTGATAATCCGGCAGATTCAGTAAACCGAAAAAAACAGAAAAATGTTTATATATTTCGTTTATCGATGCTGTCTTTGTGCGAAATAAAATGAAAAAAAAGTGCCTGCTGCTAATTTTTTCCCTATCCTTTTTTGTCTGTGACAAGGGATATTGTATAACAGAGAAACAAGGGAGTGCTACTACAGGATCTGACAGTATTGGCGTCATGTCACCTATTAATTTTCCTAAAATTACCAAATTGCTGAAATCAACGGGAATTGTAATCGTTATTATTGTAGTTACGGTTTTTATTTTACGGAAAAAATTGGGAATTAAAACGGGTATAAATGGAAGGAAGAGATACGTTCACATTGTGGATACGATATCTTTAGGATCAAAGAAGTATATTCATCTAGTTAAAGTGCCCGGTAAGGTATTGTTAATAGGTACTACCAATGAGAGGATTCAATCACTTACTGAAATAACGGAAAAAAATATTGTCGAGTCCATAGAAACAGAATCAAAAAACAACGAATTTATGAGGTTTTTTAAACGTGTTTCCACAGAACAAACATAAATTTATGTTTAAAATTTCAATCTGGTAGCTTCAAAATTGCTGCCAAAGGCAGCCGAATGTAGTGTTACGCAAGGATGATGATATGAGAAGATGGTTGATGATTTTGATCATTTGTGGAATGGCGATAAATTTTGGTTCTCTGGGTGTCGTTGAGGCTGCCGGTGAAACCTCTTTGCCGTTAAAATTAACGATGAGTATCGACAATCTGGGAAAACCCAAGGAGGTAGCCAGTACCTTAAAGATTGTCCTTTTCTTAACGGCACTCTCCTTATTGCCAGGATTATTATTAACTATGACCTCGTTTACGAGAATCATTATTGTGCTGTCTTTTGTGCGGAAGGCGCTTTCATTTCAGACACTTCCTCCGAATCAGATACTCATTGGCATTTCACTCTTTCTGACATTTTTTGTAATGGCGCCTGTATGGAAACAGGTCAATTCTGAGGCGCTTCAGCCGTATCTGAAAGAGGAGATTTCGCAGAATGAGGCATTAACGAAAGGACTCGTGCCGTTTCAAAAATTCATGCTTAAGCAGACCCGTGAGAAGGATATCGCCCTATTTATGAATATCGCAAAAATGGAAAAACCAATGTCGGTTAGGGATATTCCGATGCACATAGTAATCCCAGCCTTTATTACCAGTGAACTGAAGACTTCATTTCAGATGGGTTTCCTCCTGTTTCTCCCTTTTCTTGTGATTGATATGGTGGTTGCCTGTGTGCTGACAGCCATGGGGATGGTTATGCTTCCTCCCGCCATGATTTCAATGCCGTTTAAGTTGATTCTTTTTGTCCTGGTGGACGGCTGGCAATTGATTATACAGTCTTTGATTTCAAGCCTGGCATAAACGATCCGAATACTGAGTGCCAATTGGTATTATTTTATACATGATAATACGGAGAGTTAGTTATGACCACGGAAATAGTCGTCCATATTGGAAAAGAGTTATTACAGATAACGGTTGTTCTTATGGGACCTTTGCTTGTTGTTGCGATGGTTGTTGGTTTGATTGTCGGAATATTTCAGACAATATCGAGTATTCATGAACAAACGATTACTTTTTTACCAAAAATATTTGCTGTTATGGGAGTGTTTTTGCTGTGTTTGCCATGGATGCTGCGCATGATAACTTCTTACACCGTAAATTTATTAGGAAATTTGACCAGATATTGTCAATAAGTTTCTATGGATTATTTCTTGAATATTGTAAATGACCTGCCATTCTTTATGGCAGTTTTTTTCCGCGTGGGAGGGATGATGATTTTTGCCCCTGTTTTCGGTAATGCCAATGTCCCATTGCAAGTGCGGGTTGCTATTGCTTTGATGTTCGCCTTCATATTATACCCCAGCGTAGAGAAAAACCAGTTCATGTTGCCATCCAATATTATCCCCTATGCGTTCGTTGCCTTCAAGGAGATTGCGATTGGTGCTGTGGTTGGTTTTGCAGCCTCGGTTATATTTTCAGCCTTCACTATGGCAGGTCATTTGATAAGTAACCAAATGGGACTTGATACTGCTGCGGTTGTTGATCCAACGTCAGAGACTGGGGAGGAAGAACAGTCAATATCGATCTTTTACAACATGATTGCCATTCTTATCTTTCTTACAATTAACGGGCATCACTGGTTTATTAAAACGACAGTGCAAAGTTTCGGAATAATTCCTCTTGGGAGTTTCAAATATACCACGGTGACATTATCAAGAATACTCTCTCTGTTTAAATCTTTTTTTGTGATGGGAATTAAGATATCGGCGCCTTCATTAGTGGTTCTCATGTTAACAGTAGTTGTTCTTGGACTGATGACAAAAGTCGCGCAAGAAATTAATGTATTTATTATTGCTTTTCCTATAAAGATATTAATCGGTTTTTTAATACTCATCATAGCGCTTCCATTTGTAATTAATGCAATGAAATCTTATCTGATTCCTTTAGAACAAAGCATGATGTCGTTGTTGTCTGTTATATGAGGCTGAAAAGATGGCATTTGGTTCTGATACAGAGAAAACAGAACAACCTACCGGTAAACGTTTAAATGATGCACGAAGCAAGGGGAGTATTGCATTTAGCCAGGATTTGAACAATGCGGCTTGCTTATTGTTTGGCTTTGTATTGTTGTATGCTCTGGGTATAAGCACATATAACGGAATATGTAAAACAATGAAATTGTCTCTGGGAAATTTGGTTTGCAAAGATTTTACAGCTGATTCAGTAGTGAATGTTATCATATCTCAGGTTTATGGATTAATGAAAATACTCTCTCCCATTTTGGGTGGATTATTGCTAATTGGATTGGTTGCATCTTATCTTCAGGTAGGCATGATGTTTAATTTTGGGCTGTTGAAACCCAATCTTGACAAACTCAATATTCTATCAGGTATAAAAAATCTTTTTTCGACAAAATCATGTATAAAACTTATTTTTTCCGTGCTAAAACTTCTTCTTGTTGGCGGTGTTGCCTTTTTTTATATCAGAAAGGAGTTTTGGCATACAAACATAATAGACATTATAGACCTGAGTCTCATTGAAATATTTGGGATAAGTATAAAATTGATGTATGGACTTGCCTTGCGCGTATCGACGGCATTATTCATTTTGGCTGTTTTAGATTTCTTTTATCAAAAATGGCAGTATAAACGCAATTTGCGAATGACTAAGAATGAAGTTAAAGAAGAAAGAAAGCAGTTGGATGGCGATCCGTTGATAAAGTCGAAAATCAGATCAGTACAGCGCCAAATGGCTATGAGGCGTATGATGGCATCGATTCCCACGGCAGATGTTGTGGTAACAAACCCAACACATTATGCTGTCGCATTGAAATATGATAGCACTGCGATGAAGGCGCCCACGGTAGTTGCAAAAGGCGCAGACCTGATTGCAAAGCGCATTAAAGAGATTGCAAAGAAACATAAAATTCCGTTAGTGGAAGACAAACCACTTGCACAAACACTCTATAAAACGGTTGAAATCGGAAAAGAAATCCCACAGAAACTGTATTATGCAGTTGCAAAGGTTTTGTCTTATGTCTATCAATTGAAGAAGGGAAATCAGAGAGTATAAACGGAAACGGCCTCACATTGATGAAAATTGAATATGGCATCCGATAACGAAAATTACATGATTAAAAATTCTTTTGGTAAATTATTTTCACAAGGAGAGATTGCATTAGTCGTAGGGGTGATAGGCATATTTGTGGTGCTTATTATACCGATTCCAACAATTTTTCTTGATTTACTTATAACCGTAAATCTTTCAATTACCCTTTTACTGTTGTTGGTTACTCTCCATGCAAAAGGACCACTGGATTTATCGACGTTTCCTTCCATATTGTTATTTTTAACACTTTTTCGGTTGTCACTCAACGTGGCATCCACCAGGCAAATTTTATTACATGGGTATGGGGGACAAGTAATCGCATCGTTTGGTGAGTTTGTGGTAGGTGGAAATATTGTTATCGGAATGGTGGTCTTTTTAATTATTATTGTTATTCAATTTATCGTAATAACGAAAGGTGCTACGAGAATTTCTGAGGTGGCTGCCAGGTTTACCCTGGATGCAATGCCTGGAAAGCAAATGAGTATTGATGCGGACTTAAATGCCGGCCTTATTACAGAGGATCAAGCCCGCAAACGGAGGGAACTGATTTCCAGGGAGGCGGAATTCCATGGGGCTATGGATGGCGCCAGTAAATTTGTAAGTGGAGATGCCATTGCTGGCATTATCATCGTATTAATTAACATTGTGGGTGGAATTGTTATGGGCATGCGACAAGGGATGCCCGTATCGGAGGCATTGCAGCATTACACGATTTTAACGGTGGGTGACGGCCTTGTATCACAAATCCCGTCTTTCATTATAGCTACTGCTTCTGCCGTCATTATTACCAAAACATCTTCAAGCGAGAATCTGGGCAAGGATCTGAAGGGCCAGCTGTTTAATCAGCCGAATGCAGTGGCCTTTGCGGCGGGAATACTTGCGGTATTTAGTATAATTCCGGGCCTTCCTAAAATGCCTTTCATGATTCTTGCAGGGTTTTTCGGGATGCTATTTCTCGTTCTCAGGAGATCTACCAGGAAATTAGCGACGGAAGAAGTGATGGAAAAAGACGTTAAAAAGGATGTACAAGAGGCACATTCTGAAGAAAGTGTCGAAAAGCTGCTTCACGTAGATCGCATGGGGATAGAAGTGGGATATAAATTAGTCCCTCTTGTTGATCCGCAGAAGAATGGGGGTATCCTGGAAAGAATTAATGCGCTCAGAAGGCAAATGGCCAGAGATATGGGTATGATTGTACCCCCCATTCGGGTAAGAGATAATTTGCAATTAGAATCGAATCAATATGTTATTAAAATACGGGGACAGGATGTTGCAAGGGGGGAATTGTTTCCCGATTGCTATCTTGCTATTGATTCTGGAGCAATTACCAAATCGGTTGAAGGAACGAAAACATTCGATCCTGCTTATGGTTTACCTGCCCTGTGGGTCTTCGAAACAGTAAAGGAAGAGGCAGAGGCTTCAGGATATACGATCGTAGATCCTGTCTCGGTGATGATTACTCATCTCACAGAAATTATAAAGAATCATGCATATGAAATTCTGTGCCGTGAAGACGTGCAGAAACTTATTGAAAATTTGAAGAAGGAGTCACCAGCGGTTGTTGAGGAATTGACGCCAAGCGTAATGCCCCTTGGTAGTGTACAAGAGGTTCTGAAAAATTTATTAAAGGAACAAGTACCAATTCGTGATATGGCAACCATACTTGAAACGATTGCGGATTACGTTCCAGCGACAAAAGATACTGAATTAATAACAGAATATGTGAGACAAAGACTTTCCAGGACAATTTGCCAAAGATACCAGAGTGGGGAAGGTAAAATCGGGGTCATTTCCTTTGATCCTCAACTGGAGCAGACCATTGCCAATTCGATTCATAAGACAGAAAGGGGAAACTTATTGGCCTTGGAGCCGAATATGGCACAAAAGTTGATTGATAAATTAACAGAGGTAGTTAGAGATTCTCTATCATCCGGGTATGAGGTGGTTCTGCTCACATCATCTAATGTAAGAAGTCATATTCGCCGTCTCATTGAAAGTGCATTACCTCATGTAGCGGTATTGTCCTATAAGGAGATATCATCAGGTGTTAAGATTGATTCTCTAGGTATGGTCAAATTATAAATAGCGTAATATTTTGTCGGAGAGTGATACAAAATGACCGCGGGATTTTCTAAAGTAAGGACAATTGCAGTAACGAGCGGTAAAGGTGGGGTAGGGAAGACGAACATTGCTACAAATCTGGCGATGATTTTTCGAAGATACAAAAAAAGAGTTTTATTGGTAGATCTCGATTTAGGGCTTGCAAATATTGATATTTTACTGGGTTTTCACGCTGAGTACACGTTACATGATGTCATTGCTGGTCGCAAGGAAATGAAAGATATTATTCACCATGGTCCCGATGGATTAATGATTGTTCCTGCCAGTTCAGGTGTTGAGGAGCTTACTTATTTAAATGAGATGCAAAAAGATCGGCTTTTTAAAGGATTTAGTGGATTAGATGATGAAGTAGATATTGTTATTGTAGACACTGGTGCGGGGATATCGTCGAATGTATTGAGTTTTGTGCTTGCAGCGAATGAAATATTGTTGGTGACTACACCTGAGCCCACTGCGATAACGGATGCGTATGCTATGATAAAAGTTCTTTCTAAAAAGAGAAAGAATTTAAATATCAGGCTGCTGGTGAATCAATCATGCAGCAAGGAAGAGGCAGAGATAACTGTGAAAAAAATCACATCGGTAACGAGACGGTTTCTGGATGTAAATATAGAATATTTTGGATATTTATTGCGGGATCCGAACGTGCCCATTGCGACCAGGCTTCAAAAATCGTTTGTAAAAGAATATCCTAACACAACAGCAACCAGTTGTCTCAGTAGTATAGCAGCTTCATTTTTAAAAAAAGATGATGGAACACAGGCTTTGGGAATTGAGGGTTATTTTAGACGGATTGCTGATGAAAAATACGTGGATACTCTAAGCCCAAATTCCTGAATGCAAAAATGCTTGTAAACCAATGAAAACGAGCAGTAGGAAGCATAAAAATTCCCCTTAAACCATGGGGATTAACGGAGGGATCTTATGCCTGTGCAACGGAGGTTATTTGGATGGAGAACCTATTAGCCAGTCTTCGTATATATCTCATGGTGATTGTGTTTTTTTCATCGTGTTTTCTAGGGATGATGTCTGGTGTTTCTCTTCCCATCTTAGCTTTGAGAAGTATTGTAATTGTAAGCGCTGTTGGCGTATTAAGTCATTTATTCATTAAATATTTTGTGAGTGTGGCAAAGACTGTTCCGTCTGAAGAGCCTGATCAACCGCATAACTCCGTTCTTCAGAGAGCAGATCATACCATTGATCAAAACAATAAATAAGGTTTATAAAAAGGAAAAAAGAAATGAGCGCGATAAATAAGAATCGGACGAGTTATGCAGGTGAAAATATGGCGAAGCGTGATAAATTAATTACTGACAACCTCTCCCTGGTTAAGTATGTAGTGGGCAAAATTATGGTGTATCTTCCTTCATTTGTGGACAAGGAGGACCTCGTAGAATATGGCATCCTCGGATTGATAGAGGCGGCGGAAAAATACGATTCTAAAAGTAATGCAAAGTTTGGCACATATGCCCTTTCTCGCATTCGTGGTGCAATTTTGGATCACTTGAGATCTCAGGATTGGTTACCACGTTCCATGCGCGATAAGGCAACATTGGTAAGAGATGTGTACATGTCGTTGGAACAGAAACTAAACAGACCGCCGCGTTCGGAAGAGATTGCATCAGTACTGAAAATGAAACCGGCAGAGTGGGATAAATTATTAACGGATATCAGTTTGGGTACGTTCCTTTCGCTGGAAGAATTTTATCAAAAATCAGAAAATGCTGCGGAGGGGAATAGACGTCAGGAAATCAGCGACCCTAAACTCCATGACCCGTTAGGCGATTTAGAGACAAAGGAAGAAAGAGCCTTGCTAGCAAAAGCCATTTCTGAGCTACCCAAAAAAGAAAGATTGGTGATTACTTTATATTATTACGAGGATCTCATGTTGAGGGAAATAAGCGAATTAATGGGCATCTCAGAATCGAGGATATCTCAGCTTCATCATCGCGCCTTATTCTTGCTTCGAGCCAAAATGAGCAAGATTACACTGAATGCGTGTTAAATGGTTATCATTTATTCTGATGGATATATGTCGGATAGTGTTGAACGTATACAGGAAGAACTGTTTTGTGGAAATATAATTGATAGAGAAGCATAAATAAAATGAATACATCAGACGATTATATATCAGTATCCCTGGAAACAATTCGGGTTGGTACAACCGTTGGATGTGATCTTTATCTACAAAACTGTGTTGACGGTGGAACGAAGTATATATTGTATTGCAGTGGAACAAACGCTATTAAACCAGACAAAATTGAAGAGTTGTTACGGAACCGGATAAAAATATTATTTATACGTAAAAAAGATGAAAAAGCATATTTAAAGTATGTTGAATTACGCTTAAAGCACATTATTAACGATGATAAAATACATATTAATGAAAAAGTTCAGGTAGTATATGGCGTTGCTAAAAATATCATGCTGGATATTTTCGAAGACCCACGCTCAGGTGAGCAAGTAGAACGATCTGAGGGTTGGGTATCAAATGCTGTCGAATTTATTCTGTCAAATAAAGCCTCTTTGCCAAACATGATGAGTATGATTTCTTATGATTATTATACTTATACACACTCAGTAAATGTGTCTGTATTAGGACTGTTATTCTCAAAATATTTAGGTTTTAAATATGAAGAAATGCATGCGA contains:
- the flhB gene encoding flagellar biosynthesis protein FlhB, whose product is MAFGSDTEKTEQPTGKRLNDARSKGSIAFSQDLNNAACLLFGFVLLYALGISTYNGICKTMKLSLGNLVCKDFTADSVVNVIISQVYGLMKILSPILGGLLLIGLVASYLQVGMMFNFGLLKPNLDKLNILSGIKNLFSTKSCIKLIFSVLKLLLVGGVAFFYIRKEFWHTNIIDIIDLSLIEIFGISIKLMYGLALRVSTALFILAVLDFFYQKWQYKRNLRMTKNEVKEERKQLDGDPLIKSKIRSVQRQMAMRRMMASIPTADVVVTNPTHYAVALKYDSTAMKAPTVVAKGADLIAKRIKEIAKKHKIPLVEDKPLAQTLYKTVEIGKEIPQKLYYAVAKVLSYVYQLKKGNQRV
- a CDS encoding flagellar biosynthetic protein FliQ; amino-acid sequence: MTTEIVVHIGKELLQITVVLMGPLLVVAMVVGLIVGIFQTISSIHEQTITFLPKIFAVMGVFLLCLPWMLRMITSYTVNLLGNLTRYCQ
- the fliR gene encoding flagellar biosynthetic protein FliR, giving the protein MNIVNDLPFFMAVFFRVGGMMIFAPVFGNANVPLQVRVAIALMFAFILYPSVEKNQFMLPSNIIPYAFVAFKEIAIGAVVGFAASVIFSAFTMAGHLISNQMGLDTAAVVDPTSETGEEEQSISIFYNMIAILIFLTINGHHWFIKTTVQSFGIIPLGSFKYTTVTLSRILSLFKSFFVMGIKISAPSLVVLMLTVVVLGLMTKVAQEINVFIIAFPIKILIGFLILIIALPFVINAMKSYLIPLEQSMMSLLSVI
- a CDS encoding sigma-70 family RNA polymerase sigma factor — translated: MSAINKNRTSYAGENMAKRDKLITDNLSLVKYVVGKIMVYLPSFVDKEDLVEYGILGLIEAAEKYDSKSNAKFGTYALSRIRGAILDHLRSQDWLPRSMRDKATLVRDVYMSLEQKLNRPPRSEEIASVLKMKPAEWDKLLTDISLGTFLSLEEFYQKSENAAEGNRRQEISDPKLHDPLGDLETKEERALLAKAISELPKKERLVITLYYYEDLMLREISELMGISESRISQLHHRALFLLRAKMSKITLNAC
- the flhA gene encoding flagellar biosynthesis protein FlhA; amino-acid sequence: MIKNSFGKLFSQGEIALVVGVIGIFVVLIIPIPTIFLDLLITVNLSITLLLLLVTLHAKGPLDLSTFPSILLFLTLFRLSLNVASTRQILLHGYGGQVIASFGEFVVGGNIVIGMVVFLIIIVIQFIVITKGATRISEVAARFTLDAMPGKQMSIDADLNAGLITEDQARKRRELISREAEFHGAMDGASKFVSGDAIAGIIIVLINIVGGIVMGMRQGMPVSEALQHYTILTVGDGLVSQIPSFIIATASAVIITKTSSSENLGKDLKGQLFNQPNAVAFAAGILAVFSIIPGLPKMPFMILAGFFGMLFLVLRRSTRKLATEEVMEKDVKKDVQEAHSEESVEKLLHVDRMGIEVGYKLVPLVDPQKNGGILERINALRRQMARDMGMIVPPIRVRDNLQLESNQYVIKIRGQDVARGELFPDCYLAIDSGAITKSVEGTKTFDPAYGLPALWVFETVKEEAEASGYTIVDPVSVMITHLTEIIKNHAYEILCREDVQKLIENLKKESPAVVEELTPSVMPLGSVQEVLKNLLKEQVPIRDMATILETIADYVPATKDTELITEYVRQRLSRTICQRYQSGEGKIGVISFDPQLEQTIANSIHKTERGNLLALEPNMAQKLIDKLTEVVRDSLSSGYEVVLLTSSNVRSHIRRLIESALPHVAVLSYKEISSGVKIDSLGMVKL
- a CDS encoding HD-GYP domain-containing protein — encoded protein: MNTSDDYISVSLETIRVGTTVGCDLYLQNCVDGGTKYILYCSGTNAIKPDKIEELLRNRIKILFIRKKDEKAYLKYVELRLKHIINDDKIHINEKVQVVYGVAKNIMLDIFEDPRSGEQVERSEGWVSNAVEFILSNKASLPNMMSMISYDYYTYTHSVNVSVLGLLFSKYLGFKYEEMHAIGTGLLLHDIGKTQIESAIINKKERLNEKEFAAIKMHVEFGVNILMQTRGIDSTSIIPVMQHHEKQNGKGYPKGLKGNDIHKYGKIASIIDVYDALTTRRSYADARSPFSALQIMQDEMKGSFDDNFFRDFILFLGSQGEKEP
- a CDS encoding flagellar biosynthetic protein FliO, giving the protein MKKKCLLLIFSLSFFVCDKGYCITEKQGSATTGSDSIGVMSPINFPKITKLLKSTGIVIVIIVVTVFILRKKLGIKTGINGRKRYVHIVDTISLGSKKYIHLVKVPGKVLLIGTTNERIQSLTEITEKNIVESIETESKNNEFMRFFKRVSTEQT
- a CDS encoding MinD/ParA family protein → MTAGFSKVRTIAVTSGKGGVGKTNIATNLAMIFRRYKKRVLLVDLDLGLANIDILLGFHAEYTLHDVIAGRKEMKDIIHHGPDGLMIVPASSGVEELTYLNEMQKDRLFKGFSGLDDEVDIVIVDTGAGISSNVLSFVLAANEILLVTTPEPTAITDAYAMIKVLSKKRKNLNIRLLVNQSCSKEEAEITVKKITSVTRRFLDVNIEYFGYLLRDPNVPIATRLQKSFVKEYPNTTATSCLSSIAASFLKKDDGTQALGIEGYFRRIADEKYVDTLSPNS
- the fliP gene encoding flagellar type III secretion system pore protein FliP (The bacterial flagellar biogenesis protein FliP forms a type III secretion system (T3SS)-type pore required for flagellar assembly.) codes for the protein MRRWLMILIICGMAINFGSLGVVEAAGETSLPLKLTMSIDNLGKPKEVASTLKIVLFLTALSLLPGLLLTMTSFTRIIIVLSFVRKALSFQTLPPNQILIGISLFLTFFVMAPVWKQVNSEALQPYLKEEISQNEALTKGLVPFQKFMLKQTREKDIALFMNIAKMEKPMSVRDIPMHIVIPAFITSELKTSFQMGFLLFLPFLVIDMVVACVLTAMGMVMLPPAMISMPFKLILFVLVDGWQLIIQSLISSLA